AGTAAATAATAACTTGTACATATTTACATTTACAATAAAATAGTTTTCCTCCTTGTAAAAGACATGTTGTTTCACCCTATGAAAAGCTTAAACTTTTATATAattattactacctccgtttcaaaattatCTTTAACACTTTCCGTTTTAATCCATTTCATAatattctttacgctttggtttattctacttttggaaatgaaaatttactaccttacctTTCTTActccacaatatttacaatttcccactcactttctcttacttcgTTCATTTTTTTCCTTATACACACCCACATTTTTActaatttctcttactttatccatattttcaatcaacttttctatttttgttttaatattTGTGCGAACAGTCACTgtaaaaatatttatgaaacggaggtagcaCTTTCTATTTCTTAAAAGCCGCATACAAAAACCGCCGACAACAGTATGCATCCCACGCAGAAAGCTCATGGTACACAAAATGAACCCCACTACGCCACAATAAGATAACTATGACAATCGTACGTTACTTTCAGAGTTATCAGATAATATTACGTGTCACCTTATAACACCAGTACTGAAAACACTTATCCTACTTCAAAACACGTGTATGAAAAAATATCAAAGCAAATATAAATCTTACACATTCAACTCTTTATACTTATTGTTATTACATCTCTTAAGCCACGCCTATAAATACAAAGTTCAAGAATACAACACTACCACCCACGTACTATCGAAAGCATAAAATCACAATAACATTAAATTATTACAACCTTTCTTCGTATAGTCTTTCTGTCACAACTTATGGCAGAACCACGCCGAGTAATATATAGAGGTAAATATCAAACTAATATTGTACGATATTTTGATGCAATTAGGATTACTTTGAGCAGAATTTGGAATTCATGCAATCACCGATGACGAGATGAAAGCATATATAGATCTACATGGAATTCCAAATACCATTGCACCATCATGTTTTATAGGAACATCTGCAACACGACTTGGTCCTTCACAACAAGATGTTGCAAGATAAGCAATTAGGTTTCTTCAACAAACATACAACATAGACGTTGGAGATTATAACTATTACCCACTGAAATTAGAAGAACATAACCATCAACAACTAATACAACAAATGTCAAACAATTTTACAAAACTTAAGTTGTAGAACATCTTTTATGTATACGTACTATCTTTTTAAATAGAACATGTAaatgtacttaaaataaaacaacCATAATATTGTACATATTTTTTGTATCGATAATTTctaataaataatactccctccgttcccttttgatcttcctgtttccataaatagcgtttcaatttgatcttcctgtttctatttttggacatgattttttaccataaatttccccaccgtcccttatttaattcatttacatttccccattcacccacccaaccccacttttatgattttttattaatttaataaaaatatcttctctctcctttgtTTCTTTATCGCAAAGGCTACACATACCCCCGGGGTATGTGGGCCCTCGCATACCCTCCTCTTTAATTGGTTTAAAGAGTGGTCTCATGCTACATAAACATAAATTTTCAGCTTAAAATTTAAAGATTATTCTAAATTGGACCAATAGAAGAACAGGGTATGGAGGCCCTACATACCCCAGGGTATGTGTATCATCTCcctttctttattactttccttcatttctttattattttctcatacACTCAATCATTagtcttacacccaatcattacaagatttcattttcttatttttcaccCAAAACTCCAAACAGAAACATCAAAtgggaacggagggagtattatttataaatatataatagtCCAACTTAGTAATTTATCTGTTATGGAAAAAAGTACTCCCTATGTTCTAAAATATTAGTCCTATTTTGACTTTTTTAACTCGTTTCAACTCCatattaaaacattaatatctccaaatatgtatcttaaaaatatataaaaatttgatattgttaaactacacattaagacgaacaaaataagatctcacatgaatatgttttgaagtacgtattgaaaataaattagaagaTATCTTCAATTGTTAATAGTGTTAAGATTCTAAATgggactaatattcgagaacgTAGGGAATAGTTTATCGTAGTAGCAGGTAAATGAACAGACAACCGTGATGAAGTAACGCCACATTTAGTTTCTAAAACTTCAAGATAACTGTCCTCCGGAATCGCCTTTTCTTTCTCTGCTTCTCGCGTAAAGAAAGGTATTAAAAGTATTGGTTTACTATTATTATCATTAATTTGTGAgtaaaaaaatattatctttagtTGTCGTGAAATTAAATGACGCTTAAAGGACAAGTTAATCAACACCTTGATAGACATTTTAACTGAAGTCATTTTTAACATTATCTACTAATCGGATAATTCAATTCccttcactagtggaaaaacaatcatttgcatcaccacatttgcctcgcacatttaaacatgtgacgcaattgacagttttaagcattaaaattagtcatttgcgtcgcagaattactaatctgcgacgcagatgactctaagatgatcttagagtcatttgcgtcgcagattagtaataatgcgacgcaaaatattaccttatttgcgtcgcagatttactaatctgcgacgcagatgactctaagagtcatctgcgtcgcagattagtaattctgcgacgcaaatgaggtaaaaaaaattcggacGTGTCAATGGGTTTCTACCTCTCTCCTCAAACACACTCTCTCCTAATTCTACCTCTCTCCTCAAatactctctctctcctaaactccctgcttcttcctctctcctcaaacCCGATCCAGTTTCtgcctctctctcctcaacctcACCGCTCAAATTTTCCTCCGGCAAGGTTCTTGCAAAAAAATTCGGTTTGTAAATGAGGTAAGTCTTCCATCTCTTTCCtcctttcttcaattcttttagGTTTTAGAACTTTCACTTTTGTTTAAGTTTttgattcttcaattctttatgATAGGTTTCGACAACGGAAGAGGGAGAATCGGGGTCGTAGAAGAGGTGGAGGAGGGTGTCGGAGGTGGAAGCGTCATTGAAACCGCCGGCGTCGCACCCTTGCTACTGTCGCAATCGAAGCATCTATTTCGAAATCCTTGGAAAGGGAAGCTTGACGGCGGAGGTTTCTGGAGAAACTAAATTGACGGCGGCGAGGTGGAGGAAGGAGGCGGGACTGTTAGTCGGAGGTGAGAATTTTGTAATGCTTCCATCTGTCTCCTTCATTCTTCATTTAGTTAGGGTTTTGAacttcagtttatgtaattttggaTTTTCGATTGAATTCTATTGAGTTTGCTCATTTTACTTTTTGATTAATGTTCTTGATTCTGTTTTATTGTGATTGAACTTGACTTTGAGTGGAAATTGAACTGGATTTATGATGAATGGTTGACGATTGTGTCTCCATTTTCGTTCTTAAGACTAAATAGCTTGATTTATGTAAACATGGTGGAAGTTTGATTGGTGTTCCTGTTTCTGTGGAAAAATTGATTTTTCTAGGGGTTATTTTGAGCTGAGGTCCAACCTTATGAGATATGAGATACCAGACATCCAATTTATGTTATTTCTTTAATAATCGTCTGCCATGGCATGTATATCCTGATGATTGTAGTTTCTTAGTTGGAATGATTTGCTTGCTTTATATGGAAATTTCCATACAAGCACTTTGTCTTGCTGAATTGCAGTTTGTCTTGCTGCTTTATACTTCAGCACCCATGTAACTTGATGATCATTAGATTTTGACTTGCGTTTATGTAAAATTCCCAACAACATATATCAGATGATTGATTGTTTTTCCATTTAACTTGTGATTGTATTGATGGAGGTGGCAGTTCTCCTTGTTTGGATCATTGGCTAATGTGGGAGCAATGGTTGGTGCAATTGCTAGTGGTCAGATTTCTAAATACATTGGGCGCAAAGGGGTATGAAATTTTATCCCTTTCCTGCAATTTATTGATGGTTTTTAACATATAGAATTTGTGTCATTGTCACCCATTGTTGTCTCTTAAAAAGGGTCCTACTTGATATGAACATTAACAGATGTTCATAAGTCATAACAATGTCTGTTgtactgtattttttttttaattatgatttcctgtttttaattaattgcaGTCACTGATGATTGCTTCAATCCCAAATATCATTGGATGGTTGGTCGTATCATTTTCGAGAGTAAGTGAGCTATATAAACGAGCATTGTGCTATTTGTTTATCTTCAATCCCAAATATTATTGATTGGTTGGCTGGTCGTATCATTTCTGTATTGTTGAACCATCTATAGGATACCTCATTTCTGTACATGGGGCGATTGGTTGGTTGGTTTTGGTGGTTTAGTTATGCTGTTCATTGAAATCATCAATAAGTAAGCTCTCTACTTGCTAGAAAAGTTTGTTTTCTGACCGTGTTGGATGTTTGAATTTCCATGATAATTCACAGCATATTTAAGTTTGGAGTTTGCCATCATATTTAGGTATCTCTATTTTTTTGAGAAGGGAAACAACCAAATCACCGTCAATACAATCCAGGATCTAATGGAATTAATTACTACAGAGATGCAAAGTGATAATGCGGCAACAGATTCTGCTGCTGAAGCTTTCTTTGCAAGCACATTGCGGTACATCCAATTCCAGAAACAAAAAGGTGGCGCAGTTAGTGAGAAATATGAACCTAATGTTAGTTTTTTTGTTGATCTGGGTAGGTTTGAATCATTTCTTGAGACTGAAAACAAGCTGTTCAGATAATTAATGAATTTCTAAATTTTTATTGTAGGAGAACTGAAAAGTTAAAACTTGAGAAAGGGAAACAAACTCGGTAACAATTGCTCTTCAATCCGCTAAACTTGTGAGAATTGTCGCCTTTGATCTTGCTCTTGGGACTCTTGAATGGTTCCCTCATTTGTCTTTGAATACGCTGACGCTGACGCTGCGTGCTACGTGTGTCATGGGaagttgcttatccaagcatgaTCTCAACTCTCAAATTGATTTGGTAATTGAAATTTTGAAGCGTCCAGGAGAAGTCCTCCCTGTTTGTCTTAGTGTCGCACGAACGCTGTAAATTCATAATTTAGTGTGCTTCAATTTTAATTTCTCGGCTTTTTTTTCTCggttcaaatttttatttttatttcatattgtaatttgtttgattttggtctgACAATGGAGTTTTTTTCATCTGCTTGAATGATATCTTGGGCCTCATTCGTTTATGGTTCacttaaacttttatgttaaaagtgtagttaggttatcaacatgttgggtgatctatggtgaatttgccttttattgggttgtaactaaaatattaaaaaacgaattttttttaaaaaaaaaaagtcatttgcaacgcacatttagctaatgtgcgtggcaaatgactttttttttttcgcctaaaagtcatttgcgtcgcacatttagctaatgtgcgttgcaaatgactttttaggcatggtgctgaaaagtcatttgcgtcgcacatttagctaatgtgcgttgcaaataacttttcaggcatggtgctgaaaagtcatttgcaacgcacatttgctaaatgtgcgacgcaaataaggttcatttgcgtcgcacaaatgtgcgacgcaaatgacttttagtcatttgcgtcgagagcttttgccacgcacgatgtgcgacgcaaatgtgcttaaaagtgcgatgcaaatgaccctttttccactagtgcttgaggttatgttttttttgctttttttttttttttttttaatagtataTATAGACAGCCACAACAACAACATCTACCAAATATTTCAACCATTGATTAACCAAGTTGGCTGCCGCGTGCGTAGCACGCGGAGGCCcaactagtatatatatataagaacaAGTAGGGTGATAAAGTTACAAAAATggaattatttatgatttaagtCGCTCATaagaaagtaaaaaataataaacaattaggAAGTGAGTGTAAAGgttaccaaaaataaaattgtaactCCTAAAAAATACAGCCGGAAAAAATAATGGGAAATTCTCAATGGTAGCATTAtacttttgcaaattctcaATGGTAACAAAAAATTTACCACTTTCTCTAAAATagcattaataatatatattttctctaATCTAGCATTATTTCAATAATTTCAACATAATTAACCAATATAATACTGACTTTGGTTAAATATCAACAAAATTACTAAATAACCCTCATTTTACTAATATTTCCAACCAAAATACTCCTCCAAATTTCGGGTAAGTCCTCTGCCTGCAGCCCCTCATTCTTCCCCTGTATGTTCTTCGTCTTTTCCTCAAACCCACCAAAATGAAACCTCAAATTTGCGTCGACTGAAGTTGAATCGTGATTGTTAAAGCTCAATTTCGCAAAAGATTATTGATTGATTCATTTTCTGTATAGATTATCATCTCGCTTATTTTCGCTCAATCTCGCTTATTAGTTCAGTTCTCTTTTATTAGCCTTTGCTGCTGCTTTTCTTACGTTTGGTTCTTTGGGAAATGATTGATACTGCTGAAGGTACCAAGCtagatactccgtattaaaacCTTGATTGTTTTGATTCAGTTGGTCTTTTTATTACTTCCATTTTCTCCCATGGGCAGCCCAAATGTGGATTTCTTCCATCTACAAGCTTTATAACTGATGAAAATACCATCAAGAAGAATGTACGTAACTCTTTTTAAAATGCACCAAGTCCTCAAATTGCAACAACTTAAGGTAGCTCTCAGTTATCGATTAATGTAGCTATCGTAAAATGAGGGTTATTTAGTAATTTTGCTGATACTTAATTATAGTTAGTATTATATTGGTTAATTaggttgaaattattaaaataatgctAGATtagagaaaatatatattattaatgctATTTTAGAGAGAGTGATAAAAATTTTGTTACCATTGAGAATTTACAAAAGTATGATGCTACCATTGAGAATTTCCCAAAATAATTGTACTCCGTAACTCATAAAAAATACAGGGTAGATactatattgcttaattttgtCAAATGTTAAAGATCAGTCACTATAGTGATGGCCATGCGCCAGATGGACGACGGTGAGTTGCTTGCCGCACTTTTTGACTGAAAACCGTTAGATCTTAGAAGTCATCCATGATCCAACTTAGAAGTCAATGCAGTCATTAATTATCTACAAGTATATAGTTTTCTGAGAGCAGTCTTTATCAATTTTACTGCACGTCTCTTTTAAAGTAACATTCATGTCAATTGCTGGTTTGTCTTTGAAAAGGATCTTTACTAATTTGGTGACAGGGATATTGGGATAACATTTGGATTTTTGGGTACAAAATTTAATGAATCATGTTTCCCTGTTCTTTTTAAGCTTAATTAATGGTGATTAATTTGACTTGTAGAAAATTTGGTGGAAACAGATTGTGTACCAGTGTACTGTTCCGGTAGCGGACTTGGAACAGGAAAGGGATGACTGGCTTCCGACTGAGATTGCTGACCGGATCCTGCACAGTGAAaccgttaactagcctcgggggtgatccgagaattactcctccgatgcttaagtcagattaTGCTGATAGCTCTGTAATAAATGCTTATAAGAATGATTGGGCTGGAATCGCGTACCTTTGGCATTGATGGGGGTCCGTATATATAGACGGGTTACTTGTACGGAGGACCCGGGTTATTACGGTTCCGGATCCTCTCTTTCGGCTCTGATAGGTAGATGATGTCAGAGCAATGCCGGCTGGGATTGTAAACCCTGGATACCGACTGCACCTTTGGTGCTTCTTGTGAGTATATGTCTATGATACAGCTGTTATGGGTTGTCCTACCGGTATGCCGGTAGGGctacccgtacaactagccccctcagagtgactACAGCTGGCTTTTACAGTCTGTAGTTGCTCTGATAAAAGAAAAAAGCGAAAGGTGGGGGTAAGCCCCCTATACAACTACGATCAACACCCCATGGGTGTGATTGTTCTGTAGATGGCCGTTTGCAATGCGGTTTTGAGCTCAATACTTGTTCTGATGTCACGACTAGCCCCCATTAGGACAAGGATTGATCGTTTTAAGTGGATAGTTTTCTGTATGCCGGCTGTCCATGTCTGTGTTTGATTCTCTTGGCTGACTGTTATCTTTGATTTCTTAGAATGACCAGCCCCCTTGGgttttttaggctgactagcccccttgactttttaggctgactagcccccttgactttttaggctgactagcccccttgactttttaggctgactagcccccttgggtcttttaggctgactagcccccttgactgaCATGTGTCGACGATTCATTTTTCCTTATACGCGTGGCGGGAGATTTGAAAAGTGTTTTGGACACGTGTCGGCCATCCGGCAAGTGTGGGGAGTTGTGATATTTTCAACCGCCCAGATCTGCTTCCTGTCGTTTCAACTTCCTTTCGTTTCTTTAAGTAACCGTTTCTTCTTTTCTCTTCATTTCCGTTCTTTCTCATTTTCCTTTGCAAATTTTCTCGCGCTGCCAatttgctctctttctctctcttgttttTCTTTCTAATTTGTGTCCGTATCTTCCTGCCGTACTTCTCCGTTGGGGTTTGGTTGTTTCTCTTGGTAAGTTTCGAACTTGGTCTGGGTTTTTAGGTTGTCCGTTGTTTTATTAGGGTTTGGCTGTCTGACTTTCTCGTTTTGTTCTTTCAGTTGGGTTGTTTGAGGGACTTTGCAGCTGTTGAGAGTGAATTTCCAGAATTAGGTACGGTTTCTGGCCTTACTTTCTCTTTTTGTCGggtgtttttgtttttgcttgCATGCTTTTTGAGTGGGGGTAGCCAAAACATGACTGGTAGGGTTGGGGTTGGTAATGTGATAAACCTCTcagactgttaggttatgatacatatgacaattcataaatcatgcggaaaaaccatttagccaggaatacatattatttacacataatcatatagcatagtttagatgcatactctttgttgcgtgccttccctagctgcgccccaaccgaacaagaacaagtctttaggactccaagtgtcgtccctccgtagatagtccacagcacgtccggatccgccttaagattgaccaactagaatcgcccttaaggtactaaaaatttcggcacttttaggcaaggaatgtgtctgaatttttctctcaaaaactcactttgaatacttgaaaactcgttataaattgtgaacccaggccacatatttataggggtatggaaagagaattggaatcctattaggatacgaattaattaaattaggatcctaatgaaactcttatttaattaatttatcaaatagaattaggaatttaatcattaaacgaatcctgtacgttttaggtttcgtatgtgaacacaaacacccacgcacgcacagcagcccacgaggggcgccatgcgcgcgcgcgcacagcccgagcatcgcagcccacgactgccgcagccttgggcgcgcgctgggcctgccttgcggtgggcctggcgcagccttgggctggcgtgttgtggcgcgcgtttcccttgctggacgtgggcctggcttcgtgctgggccttcgtctagcaagctcgtccgatgctaattcgtacgacgcgcttccgattaattttccgattccggaattcatttccgatacgaacaatatttaacatttccgattccggaattaatttccgtttcgaacaaatatttaatatttctgtttccggaattattttccgattccgataatatttccgattcagacaatatttccgtttccggcaatatttccgattccggcaatatttctatttccaataatatttcccgatatgtaccatgtttccgtttccggcaacatctacgacttggataatatttatatttccgatacgatccatatttccgtttccggcaatatcatcgtttccggagtattcatttcttgcctgtgacgatctcagctcccactgaaaccaagatccgtcgattccgaatatccatagatggagtatttaatgccattaaatacttgatccgtttacgtactatttgtgtgaccctacgggttcagtcaagagtaagctgtggattaatatcattaattccacttgaactgaagcggcctctagctaggcattcagctcacttgatctcactgaattattaacttgctaattaataccgaaccgcatttattagactttaacattaaatgcatacttggaccaagggcattatttccttcagtctcccacttgtccttagggacaagtgtgcattttctaattcctttgtcgctcgatgcttgctcttgaacataaggtaagagttgtcatccttattatgtccagaggtgttcctcggtttcagagttcaactgatcaaataaacagataatcatagcctatgattcatccgagcacggccatgcatttcacagtttctagctctccgagtggccttgtacaacttttaagcatctcatcccgatttatgggaggacaatccaatcttgcgatcttgagattagacttcgtttgataggtgattacctgagcgttgcctttatagcctccttttatggtgcgacggttggtcaacgtcaaagcaaccagttctcaaacaagtaatctcaaatcactcaggtattgaggatttagtgtctaataattttaatgaaatttacttatgacagattttcatctcttacagtaaagtttcataggtcttgtccgatactagtcttcacaaagtaagtatctatgcaaatgattatgacattgccatgtccacatagttcaagaaacagaactactagtcatcttgcattctaatcgtctaacgttttctatgcgtccaattttatagaaaactccgactagggaccattttcaacctttgacattcaagttcacttgatagacatttcttagtcacaggactggtcttgacactctatcttgaatatatcgtcaaattgaagggactcatcatttaataaaccacaaattaaatggaaaaatgaattcttttcatttattgtgaatgattaaccaataatgttttacaaagatttaaactctaaaactttaaaacattaaacagagacatcaaagccattctccaatatgcttgattcccatagctgcagtgtgcgagttgtgcttcgcctgcggcagaggtttagtcaatggatctgatatgttgtcatcagttccaattttgcttatctcgacttcttttctttcaacgaactctcgtagaaggtgaaatctacgaagtacatgcttgactctctggtggtgtctaggctcctttgcctgtgcaatagctccgttattatcacaatacagggctattggtcctttaatggaggggactacaccaagttcacctatgaacttccttagccatatagcttcctttgctgcttcatgtgcaacaatgtactccgcttcagttgtagaatccgcaatggtgctttgcttagcacttttccagcttactgctcctccgttgaggcagaagacaaacccagactgtgatctgaaatcatctttgtcggtttggaaacttgcgtccgtatagcctttaacaattaattcatcatctccaccatagaccaggaagtcatctttgtgccttttcaggtacttcagaataattcttggcagcagtccaatgcgcctcccctgggtctgactggtatctgctcgtagcactgagtgcatacgcaacatccgggcgtgtacatatcatagcatacattattgaaccaatcaatgatgcatatggaatcccattcattcgtctacgctcatcaagtgtttttgggcactgagtcttgcttagagtcattccatgagacatgggtaggtagcctcgcttggagtccgccatcttgaacctatcaagcaccttattgatataagtgctttgactaagtccaatcatctttttagatctatctctgtaaatcttgatgcccaatatgtactgtgcttctcctagatctttcatcgaaaaacatttcccaagccaaatcttgacagaattcaacataggaatgtcatttccgataagtaatatgtcgtcgacatataataataggaaagcaattttgctcccactgaccttcttgtatacacaagattcgtctgcgttcttgatgaaaccaaagtcactgactgcttcatcaaaacgtatattccagctcctggatgcctgcttcaatccgtagattgacttctttagcttgcatacctttttagcattctttggatcctcaaaaccttcaggctgtgtcataaacacagtttctgttaaaacgccgtttaagaaagcagttttgacatccatctgccatatttcgtaatcgtaatatgcagcgattgctaacattatccgaatagactttagcattgcaactggtgaaaaggtttcatcgtaatccacaccgtggacttgcctgtaaccttttgcaaccaatctagctttgaaaacttcaagtttcccatccttgtcctttttcagtttgaaaacccatttgcttccaatggcttggtagccatctggcaaatcgaccaaatcccatacttggttttcagacatggagtctaattcagattgcatggcttcttgccattgcttggagctagggctcgtcatagcttgtttgtaagtcgcaggttcatcactttcaagtaatagaacgtcatagctctcgttcgtcaaaatacctaagtacctttccggttgagatctatatctttgcgatctacgcggggtaacatttctagtttgaccatgattctcaccagattcttctaaagatctctgagtttcatcctgaatgtcatcttgagcattctctagagtttgttgttcgactcgaatttcttcgaggtctacttttctc
This Spinacia oleracea cultivar Varoflay chromosome 6, BTI_SOV_V1, whole genome shotgun sequence DNA region includes the following protein-coding sequences:
- the LOC110805673 gene encoding vacuolar protein sorting-associated protein 35B-like isoform X2 gives rise to the protein MVGAIASGQISKYIGRKGSLMIASIPNIIGWLVVSFSRGNNQITVNTIQDLMELITTEMQSDNAATDSAAEAFFASTLRYIQFQKQKGGAVSEKYEPNEN
- the LOC110805673 gene encoding vacuolar protein sorting-associated protein 35B-like isoform X1, with product MVGAIASGQISKYIGRKGSLMIASIPNIIGWLVVSFSRGNNQITVNTIQDLMELITTEMQSDNAATDSAAEAFFASTLRYIQFQKQKGGAVSEKYEPNVSFFVDLGELKS